The following DNA comes from Astatotilapia calliptera chromosome 6, fAstCal1.2, whole genome shotgun sequence.
atatatatagatatatatatagatatagatatatatatatatatatatagatatagatatagatatatagatatagatatatatagatatatagatagatatagatatagatatagatatagatatatatagatatatatatttgtgtgtatatatatatacacacatatatttgtCCTACTGTCCTACTTAACATTTTTAAAGGGACCAAAAGCAATTGGACAATGACTCAAAGGCTGTTTCATGGGCAGGTGTGGGCAGTTCCTTCATTGCCTTTATCAATTAAACAGATAAACGACATGGAGTCAATTTGAGGTGTGGTGCTTGTATTTGGATGATTTTGCTGTGAACGGACAACATGTTGTCAAAAGAGTTCTCAATGCAGATGAAACAAGTCATCCTTaagctgtgaaaacagaaaaaatcaaAGTTTATTATAATTTCTATGGTGACGAGAAACCCCTTCACAACAGCCAACCAAGTAAACAACACTCTCCAGGAGGTAGCCATATCGATATCCAAGTCTACCATAAAACGAAGACtgcatgaaagtaaataaaGGGTTCACCGCAAGGTGCAAGCCACTCATAAGCCTCAAAAATAGAAAGACAGTTTGGACTTTGCtaaaaaataatagtaataataaaagaaaaaaaatcaacatctaTTAGAAGGATGGCAAGAAAAAAGTGTGGAGAAGGTGTGGAACAactcatgatccaaagcataccacatcatctataaaacacagcagaggcaGTGTGATAGCTTGGGCGTGCATGGCTGCCAGCCGCACTgggacactagtgtttattgacaatgtgacacaggacagaagcaggaggaggaggtgttcAGAGACAAGCTGTCTGgtcaaatccagctaaatgcAGTTAAATTGGTTGGTCGGTGTTTcataatacagatggacaatgacccaaaacatataGCCAAAGCAACCCAGGAGTTTATTCAAGAAAAGAAGTGGAATATTTTTGAAGATCCAAATCAGTCAGCTGATCTTAACACAGTCGAGCATTGGTGATGTCCATAATTTCAAGACTTCCGCTATCATTTCCAACAATGGGTTTTCAACTAAGTattagaaataaacattttaattacagtttttaatttgtccaattactttaaaattctttagttcctcacatttttatgcaatctTTTTATTCACCCCACTGAAttgaagctgaaagtctgcacttcaacttGATCtaagttttttaatttaaaattcattgtggTAATGTACAaaatcaaactttaaaaaaagttgtCTCTCTCCTAACTGCGTGTATTGCAGTGTTTTGCTGGAAACCATCGGTCCTGCCATTCATGTGGGTGTTACTTTGACATGTACCCCCTACTCCTGCAGATCATGTACTTTGATGGGAACAGCTATGGTCTCTATACCACAATGGACCGTCCTCtcccttttcttcttcatcctctACACCACAGATTTGAGCCAATGCACaaagacctgccatcttcagaggtttactgatgactctgcggtggttggatgcatcagtgaGGGTGATGAGATGCAGTAATAGAGTGTGGTTGACTCTTTTGTCACATGGTgcaagcagaatcatctgcagctcaattTGACAAAGACCAAAGAACTGATTGTGGACTTTAGGAAGACCAGGTTACCTGTGACCCCTGTTTCAGTCCAGGGAGTCGATGTGGACGTTTGTAGGACTGTAAAAACCTTGGCGTATGCATagataataaactggactgggttaaaacacatctgcactttacaggaagggccagagtcatCTCTATTTTCTTAGGCGGCttaggtcttttaacatctgtcaGACAATGCTCAGGACTTTCTATGGGTCTGCTGTGGCCAGTgccatcctctatgctgttgcatgctggggcagcagctTGAGGGATGCAGAttccaacagactcaataaactgatcagcaaggccagtaatgttgtggagatGGAGCTGGAATCTCTTAGGGTAGTGTCTAAGAGcaggatgttgtccaagataatgAAAATGCTGGACAAAACcttccacccactccatgacatgcttgCTAGTCACAGCAGCACGTTCAGTGTGACACTGAGATTACAGAAAGGCACAACTGaatgacacaggaaatcattcctatCTATGGCCATCTctctgtacaactcctccatcaaatgcactgtaaacactgcagtAGTTACACCCTTTTGCACATCCTCGAcagtgaaaataacaaataacatgtTTTACAGTTTAGAGTAAAATTccaatcatttatatttcaccTCTGTAATATTCTGGATATTGATAATTGGAGCtttttgtatatattagagctatttcttatattttgtaaactttgtaatatattgtattatttaatttagttcagtctgttactgttgttgtcttggagcaactgtaaccacataatttccttagggattaataaagtaatcTGACACTAATTTCAGCAGAGTAATGCATCTTGCTACAAACTAAAAATGGTCCAGGAATGGTTTGAGGTTCACAATAAtgagtttgaggtgttgactcAAACTCATTTTTTTAGTCAACACCACAGTtgagcatctgtgggatgtgctggaaaaCAAGTCCTTCCATGGACATTCATGTCGAAATATATGCGAAATATATGAAACTATCTAATCTCTACGCCTGGTACTGCTTGAATCCACAGCACTCCCTCCTTCCTCTTACTCAAACTGAACAGTTTTGCAATACAAAATCCTGTCAGAGTGCTCTGCAAACCCAAGTTTTAGCATGCATGTTTTACTACAAAGCAAGGGAGGGCGTGAGTGGAAAGTAGGAAACAGAACATGATCTTGCTCAGCAGGAATTTACTCTTAACAAGCACCAGAGAACAGTGGAGAAAACAATTCTACATACAGTGGAAAGTCATCAGGTATGTGTGCACTAAAAAGTGTTTAGTTTAGTGCTTAATTTACCAGCTATATCATATGAAGAGTATCAAGTGATTACTTCACTAGTACTTTATAAGTTTATGTTAAGAAAAGTATTGTTACATTTCTTCCATGCTGATTGCTGACATGTCACAGTGAAATGTTTATAAGTGGGTAGATCATGATACAAAGCAAAAGCATGTAGTGAGGTTAATGTGTTAAGTTACTGCTCAGTGTGGACAACAGTACTGTGAGCTCAGAACATCACACTGTAACTTTAAGATGTCCAACTAGGGCTGCTGGAGTCTCCTGTTTACTTTGGATAAAGGCTGCACAGAAGAATTACTGAGGTATCTGGCCCAATCAGCTGTACTGAAATTATGTTAGAACACAAATAAATTATTGCTGGTTTAAAGGGGCAAAACTATGCAACCATTACTTGGTCTGTAAAGCAGTTTACAACAAACCTGAACAAGCTTAGAGGAACTGGGTAGCTTACTCAGGATAAATAACTGGACAACTGGTCCCCCAGTGCCTTTTTACTTCCTTCCACAGGAAAGACTAAGAAGTTCTATTGTATGACATCTTGATTCTTTACTCCACACCCTGTGTTCCctgcagtacagtacagtacaatACAGCCTTTTTGTGAGTTGCTAACACAAGTTTACTCTTCTTGCTTCAGGTATGTGCTTTTCAATCTTTccaacatttaaaattttaaacttgTTTCTGGATTGTGTAAAGTGTTAAAGAATTTTTTTCTGTCCACATTTGATCCTGCAGTGCTTTCtttcagaagaagaagagaacaaAAATGGGGTGCAGAAGAAAAGTGCTTCTTGCTGCAATAATTTTCATGCTTGTCTGCTATAAAGTAAgaattgtgtttaaaaaaaatattcgaAGGTTAGaaaaattatacatttaaaaatgtctttttaaatgtgataCACCTCAATTAAAGGTGGCCGCAAAGGATACAAGATTACTGGATGTCCAAAAGACCACAGATGTTGTAGATGACCAGTACAAAGGATGTCGTGAAGAGGCCATGAAGAAGTTCATCGAGTCAGAcgtgttaaaaaaagaactaagcAACAGTGAAGGATTTCAGAAAGCGTGGAATAAAAGTAACGAGTGTTCAAAGCAGATCCCTGGAGGAAGAAAAGAGCATACTGCTGCACTTTCAGTCTATCTTAAAGGAGACCAGCCTTTCATACTAACACTGAACAAAGCAATAGAGACAATGGGTGGAAATGTTAGCATCTATAAAAACCGATTCCAATTCAAGTCTCTTCATTTCCTGCTGATGGACTCCATGAGGCTGCTGAAGCCAAAGGAGTGCAAGAACTTTTATGTTTTTCGAGATGgtaaaaacaaaccacagaaaGGCTCCA
Coding sequences within:
- the LOC113023302 gene encoding ecto-ADP-ribosyltransferase 4-like, whose translation is MGCRRKVLLAAIIFMLVCYKVAAKDTRLLDVQKTTDVVDDQYKGCREEAMKKFIESDVLKKELSNSEGFQKAWNKSNECSKQIPGGRKEHTAALSVYLKGDQPFILTLNKAIETMGGNVSIYKNRFQFKSLHFLLMDSMRLLKPKECKNFYVFRDGKNKPQKGSTVRFPSFTLAYSNYEELKSLEDVNENTILNLTSCFFVNLKDYVCGQEQDEILLSPAEVFTVQRVKTKTTSDDDKYLEIVLNHSGLNSSHNCYMFSRSPPAAVSTLWLVSVLAASSLFSLTA